CCTGAGGCCCGTGTCCGGACGTCCGCACTCGCAAAAAAATAGCATGCCCCTGCCTGCACCTAGGTTTCACATGCTCATGCGGGGTCCGTGCCGCCAGAACACGCGCCTCGTGTCCCCTCCGCTTCTCACGCGTATTACAACATGTAcaacacccaatctacttttaaacatccagatgcaacatttGCAACAACGTTTGAAGAcaaatgaaatacttgaaacatgctactgaaacacttgtaaaaacacatgaaaaatacttgaaaaccattgcaaacatgcgcaatataaaaataaaacactcgcaacatatgtgtgaaacatatgcaacatctagataaacacacttgtaacAATACGTccaaaaacacagatgaaacattggggacagatgcttgcaacatacgtgtacaaccattacaacatatgcaacatcccgatctcttttgcaacatccgtgtgaaacaattgcaacatatctctaaaacatcttaaacatttgaaatgtacacttgcaacatgtgttttcaGCACgttgcaacatctccttgctactTGCGAAATGAAGGCTCGTCGGCGTGTGGAGTTCACCGGAGGCAGCTGTGTCCTCCCCTCCCCCCGCTATCTAGTCACCCCCTTCGCTACCATGCCCCCCATCGCAATCGACCAGCGCCAACATCGACCATATGGACTCCGCCTACTATAGTCCCCACCACCATCAGATCTCTCACCGCGCAGTGGATCTGGTAGAAGGAGCAGCGAGGTAGAGTGAGGCCGAGGCGCGTGGCCACCCCGTCCGGGGATTGTGCCGCATGGCTAGGGCACCGCTAGGGCGGCCGTTCGTAGCGCGGAGGTGGCCGCGATTTGGGCTATttcaggagagagggagaggaaggagaGGTTGGGGCGGAGACACGGACGGTGTGGAGCCAGCGGCGTCGATCGGCAGGGGTGGGAGCGGCGGTGTCGCCTGTGGCGGCCGCAGATACGAAGCACGTCgatgggttttttttttttgcgatgtGTAGGCGAGCGGTGCCACACGATGTAGTCGTCTAGGCGCGGATCACAGGACGGACGCCCGTAGCGTAGCATTATCGCAAATTAAAGGGTTGGAAGAATTCCTATATGAATGGACGTTTTGCGTGAGTACCGAATAATGCTGGGTGATTCACATGGACTGGACGGCTTCGATCTTCCTTGTTCTTTTCAGCGACTAGATAACCATCTGAGCTTGTTCGTCTTCACTTCACCCACCACCGTCGGTGAAACGCGGCTTGAGTACGCACGATAATGAAGATCTTGAACACTCGCTTCAACCTGCTCCAGTCATTTTGTTTTGAACTGTCAAAGAAATCGAGGATATGATGATCTTTTTGTGTGGCCTTTTCAATGGAATGGAATATATATGCGGTTAACAACGCTCAGACAACGAAATTGGAAGTCGAGGTCAGGTTCCAGTTCCACTTGTCCAGTGTGGATCGGAGGCGAACTGCGGCCTGCGGGTCAATAATTGCGTTGCGCACGTACTGACGTTTGCGTCTAGTCCAGCAGGACCATTATTGGCCGGCCGGCCATTGACCGACCGATCGAGTTTAGCTAACTTGCGAACTGCCGGTGGGCATTCACCGATGGCCAGCCGACTGGCTCGTATTCAAGGTCAGTGCTAATTAATCATGGAATTAGTGTGTTGATGCCATTAGGCTAGTGATCCTAATGAGCTAATCGCGTTTATGTTCTAATACTTCGGCAAGACTTTTTATTGGCCCGTGCGTTGGGCCCAGCTCCCGGTCACAGGGCCACCGCAGCGTGCCCCCCGTCCGCCTTCGCCCTACCCCACGCGTGCACTCCGCAACCGTCTCTCCACCCGCTGGTCGCCattgaccccctcctctctcttcgcACGGGCTGCACTGAGGAGCTGGGATGAGCAACTGAGGACGAGCACGCTCCCAGCGTGCCCCCGACCGTAGCACCCCATCCACCGGCCCCTAGCACCCTCGTCCACCGGCCCCCGGCcgaacaacataaaacacttgcaacatgaacgCAACATAAAACTGAAAACAGATAAAAGATGTGGAAACATGcttttgcaacatgtgtgtgaaacacataaaacatccaaaataaacacttgcaacttacAGCATAaaaccacttgctgcaacataaaaCTGAAATAATTGGAACATACTAGTGCAACATATGCATCGTACATCtggaaatagatgaaatatttttaGCAAACGTTTGCAACATGCCTATGAAAatcaattgcaacatatgcaacatccctcgatctacttttgcaatatcaagatgaaacaattgcaacatacatctgaaatatctaaaacaatgaaacatacatatgcaacataggggaggggaaggcCAGGCTGGTCGATTCTGACCGTCAGAGTCGGAGCCGGTGGCGAGCCgcggcgcacgagcaccaccagcaccgctcGCGCTCGTTGGTGCCCTTGGCTTGGCTGGGGAAGACCTGAGAAGCCACAGCACATGTGCCCGTGCGGCCATGGCAAGGTCAGCGGCGTGCGTGGACGACGATGTGAGACAGATGGACAGATGGCGAGGGAGAGAGCAGCATAGGTGCCTGGGACGGGCGCGCGGCGTGGCCGGCAATGGGGCATGACGTGGCGGCAGACGAGCGCACGGTGGGGGAAAGGGCGTGGACAACGAGGGGCCATGCTAAGGGGCGTGGACAACGAGGGGCCATGCTTTCTTCGGGGCCTGTAGATAAGCACGGACGAATTGGTGAGGGTGGGCGGATAGCACAAGAGAGTGGAagattttgttttttgtttgggGCCCGCTCCTCGGGAGCCACGTCCGGACGGGAGTCACGGACGGACGCCGAGTTAGATCATTTCCGCttataaaaatattattattGATACAATTTCATTAAAAAAAAGGGTAAAAGCACCAAAATAGAGGTATTCAACATTACATGCTTGATTACTAAGTAACCAATAATTCTGCACATTTGAAGTACACTATTCTGAAGCTATCATATTGACAAATTCAGAAGTATTATATGTGGGAAGTTGAAGTGAGAAGCTCAGCCATGGAGGGTCTGCAATCGATCTACCCTCATCCTCGTCAATACCTTGAACCTGCAAATCATCTAGGAACAATTTGACTGTGTGCAAACTAGgtccgcaaaaaaaaaaagtgcatAATTCTGTTGTCGAACCAGGATATTGACATACTGGCCCACACTGCTAGAAAAACTAAGCTAGGAAACCTCACCCCAAAAGTGCAGACAAGAGACTTGTTTAATTTTTAACCAAAACATTCGCGACAAGAATAAATTAAATAACATTAATGGGGTAAGCACTAAATCCAAAAAAAACTATCTTGCATGactatacaaactcatcccagAACCAAGTTAATTAGTACCAATTACAGTTCCTAATTTACTACCATTCAGATCAACGATCTTACTTCAGGTAGTTCACTCAATTGAATTTGTACTGGAACAAGAAGTAAAAGCTACAGATCAGTAATGCTCTGTTTAGGGCGTTTGGACGTCCCATTCCTATCGGACGCATCTAACCTCATCCACAAATACAAAAGCTCCGCCCACCTCGCTCCGCCAACGCCGCTCGCTCCTACCCGCGTGCCTCCGCACGCGCCGCTTGCTCCCACCCGCGCTCCTCGCTCCACTAGCGCCGCTCACTCTTGCCCGTGCGCCTCGGTCCGTATGTGCTACTCGCTCCCACCCACGCCGCGTGCCCTCACCCACGCAGATTCGCCCCGCGCCACCGTCTTTGTCGCCAAGCTCTCCGGACGCGTTGGCCCTGTCCTTCCGCACCACCATACCGAGCCGCAGCGCCCAAGTAGGCGTACCGGCTGACTGCACCACGGCGGGGCGCCTCTATCCGACTGACGTGGCCGCCTCCACCTCGCCGAAGTGCCGCCATCTATTGTCGCAGCCGCCTCCACCGTGTTAGTTCGCCACGCCGTCCGCGCCATGTTGCACTGAAAAAAACGcgtgttgcaaacatatgttttagatgtttcaaatgttttagtgtgtatgttgcaagtgtttctacggatgttgcaaaaatagatcgggattaaagatggcaacggatATATACCCATAGGGTATTGCTATCCCATACCCGTACCCACGAGATAAATTTTACCCACTAAATTACCCATACCCGCGCAAGGGTAGAAGACTTCACCCATACCTGTACCCTGCGTGAGTAAAAATACCCGATGGGTAACCCGTACCCGAATGCATACCAGCTACAAACCAAAAGAACATGAATATATTATATTATTACAATCATATATCATCAATTTTTTGCCAATAGAAATCGACAATTATAACGTAGCAACAAAACTACACTAATTAGTAGTATAATAGTCatacatatatatagatatatatgtatttcAAAGTAATTAATGAATACATATGTGTTGCTAATGTGGGTATAAATTACCCGTGGGTACACGGGTGTGGGTATTATGTCCTCGGGTACCCGCGTACCTGATAGGTTGAGATTTTTACTCATTAGTATACCTGTGGGTGAAGAATTCTTTCCATACCTGCCTCTTTATCGGATAAAACCCATCGGGTAATCAGGTTCGGgtacccattgccatctttaatcaggatattgcatatgttgtaatggtatttacagtatgttgcaagcgtttgttcccaatgttgtatatgtttcacatgtacgttcaagtgttttatttggatgttgggTATGTCCTGCAATAGTTTCAAAGTGTGTTTTTTTTCACGCGTTTTTGCAAGTATTTCAGACacatgtttcatctgtcttcgtttgtatgttgcaagtattgcatccagatatttcaaaagtagatcgagtgttgcatctccctccttaTCTTCTGTTGCCTCAACCTTGGTGTCTCCTCCCCACCTTCTGTTGCCTTGCATCCTTCTCAGACTGCGGCGGGGGGCCAGCGGAGAGGGCACGCCAACGGATGGCGGCGCACACGCGAGCGCATGCTCTCCCCTTCCGTTACGGCGGGCAGGTAGCACTTCGGTTCACTTTTTTCTGTTATACTCGCGGTTGCTGAGATGGGATGGTCCCATTGATGGGCCTGGGACTGGGAATTGGGCCACAAATTCGGCTAGCTAGAACTGGGAGCTACGTCCGGACGCGTTGCGGGCGCTGGACGTCCAAGCACTAGTGCCTCCGCAGATCTCAATGCTGGTACGGGACCATTTTATTCAGAAGTTAACCAAGATATTTGTAGAAGTTCAAATATGCATCTGTGAGGACAAAGCTACAGACCAAGAATCAATCAGTATAAATCCGCCAGCATGGTTATCTAAGCAAGAGCCACGGCAGTCCTTTCACTATAGCACAGAAGCCTCTCCTTTGCACTGTCTTCTAAGTTAAGTGTGCATTTGTTATGGTATTACATTGAAGCAATAGTGATGAATACCACAAACCTGATTTTGGTGTGGCGGTGACAATGTTGAACAACTCACGTGCATGCCTCCAATCCACCCCGTCCACACCACTAAGCCCTCTCCACGGCGTAGCCTCGAAGCAAGGCGACGGTCAATGCTTTCAGCTCCGTGGTTAGTGCTTTCCAATTGGAGATAGGGTTGATGATGCATGCAGTGTAAATATGGTAAGATAGAATCAAACAAATAAAAATCTTAATGTCTGTTGTTAATGGGGAAAATTAAGATGAGAGGCCTCAGGTTGTACATAATCTACAGGAACCAACATGGTCAATATATTATTTAACTGCAACATACCAGCCTCAAGTTGCACCTGACGTGAATCCAAGATCAAGCAAAACTAAACTCAAGCTCAATCAACAACCATGGACTGAATCAAATAGTCAAGACCATGGACTCAATCAGTAGCTCAATACATGAGTAATCAAAGGCCCTTAGAAAGCCTTTTGATTCAATCAATAGCCTAACACATGTCTCAATCACCAACTAATCGGAAGCACACATTTGATCTTAGAAAGCCTTTTGATTCGTGTGACAACAACTAAAAAATAAATTACTGATGTGAAAATCAACCTGCAGAAGGTCCCTTCCACGATGGTGGTGTCGCGAATCAATTGCTGGCGGCCGCCAAACCAACCCTCCCCCCAGCATGCTTGGGCCAGCGGCAGCCGAATGCATAAAAGATTGTTTACCGATTATTAGATAATGTCAGGAAGAAAAGTTTCTATATATTCTTCAATGGGGAAAAGAGGATTCTTTGACTTATCTCCTGAAAGAATGCAAAATTTATTCCACCAGGTCACATTTTGATCCTTTGTTGTCAGCCACTCATGAGTCATGAATGGGGAAAACGTGTTGCAAACAGCAAACTATGTTACCTGCCCCATTTGTGGTCTCATTGCTGCAGAATGGCAAATGCATGTAGCTGCAGCTCCGATCATATGAAACATCCTGTTTTCATCGAACCGATTTTCCTTCCTGGCTGTTCTCAACAGGCAGGTGTCGATTATGGAGAGACTTTCAGTCATTTCATCAAACCAACAACGGTCAGAACAGTCTTAAGCATTGCCACTGCCGCTTCTTGGCCAATTCATCAATTGGATGTCAAGAATGTCTTCTTGCTTGGTAATCTCTCTGAAACCGTCTATGCCAAACAACGCACTGGTTTTGTTGATAAAAAACCATCCAAAATATgcgtgcaagatcaacaaataaCGATATGGCCTAAAACAATCCTCAAGAACCTGGTTCCTCCAATTCACCACTTTTGTTCTGACCTTAGGTTTCCAGGCTGCAAAAAGTGACTCCTCTCTATTCATTCTCAAGTCATGAAACCAAACAGTCTACTTGCTCGTGTATGTTGACGATATCATTCTCATTGCCAACAACACTACCCTGCTCAGTGGTATTATTTCATCCTTGTGTCGTGAGTTGCAATATCAGATCTTGGCACACTTTAACACTTCCCTGGCATTTCAGTTGAACACACTAGTATGGGCCTATTCTTGTCTCAAGAACAATATGCTGCAGAGTGCAGAAATCCTCGAGCGAGCAAACATACAGGACTGAAATCCATGCTCAACAGCACTAGACCCCATTATTGGAAAAAAAACACCAGTAGACAAAAAGTCAAAACCATCTGCTCATTCCGGCTCTCCAGTTTCAGCCCCGACTGACGACAGGGGTATAGCTGGGCAGTGCAAATACCTCACACTCACTCGGTTCGACATTGCTTTTGCCGTGCAACAAGACTGTTTGTTCATGCATGAATTCTTCGCTATGTCAAGGGCACTCTTCATCATGGTCTGCACTCTGCACACATACAAAGATCAAGTTCAGACTTGACTGCATACTCGGACACAAGAAGATCAAGTTCAGACTTGACTGCATACCCGGCCGGTCGAGTATGGCAGGCAGCGCCCATCAGCGCGGCGTTGCTGCCGAAGCCGACTGTGCGGCACAAGACCAGCGGCACGAAGAAGGCGAGCACGATCGATGACGCCGAGTGGCCGGGAAGAACATGGGCACGACCACGGCGAGCAAAAGGCGCGGGCGGGCGGTACTCGCGCCTCGTCGCCATCCGGCCTTGGCGATGTCCTGGACCTCGGCCTCCACGTCCGCGTCGGGCCCGCACACCTCGGAGGATGGTGGTAGCCCGCAGCAGTGATTATGGCAATAAAAATTGGAGTATCAGTTTATGGTACTAATAAATCAATTAATCTATGTCTCTGTCTCTACAactaaggcctggtttagttcccaaaaattttcatcccaaactatcacatcgaatctttcggCACATGCAtgcagtattaaatatagacgaaaaaaattaattacacagtttgattgaaaatcacgatacgaatgttttaagactaattaatccatgattagccataagtgctacagtaactaatatGCGctaattatgaattaattaagcttaataaattcgtctcgcagtttccagacgagctatgtaattagttttttttattagtatctaaaaacCCCTTCCAACATCCCGAAACATCTAAGATGACATCTAAAAAAATTTCATTTCAcaaactaaacacgccctaaacAATTCCTACGGTCAACGTCTCCGGCAGGACGATTGATCATGTGACCTTCGCTTCACCCTTCCTACGGTACATGTCCCCAGCAGGACGATTGGTCGTGTGAGGTCAGCTTCACCCCCAACATATTAAAAAGGAAGGAAAGTCGATCCCGCACCCCTCCCTCGCTCCTTCCCCCTTCCTTTGCGACAAAATTCAgctgcgcgcgccgccgccgccctctgcGCCCGCGCCTGCCCACCGATCCTGCGATCCATCTCCCAATCACGCTCCATCCCCTCCCACGATCCCGCTTCAATCACGCTCCGTCACACGCATGCCCACGGCGCCGCCTCCTTTCCCACGCTGCCTTCCACTCGCTGACGCTGACGCAGACGCTCGCCCACGCCTCTCTCCCTGCAGCTAAGCCGCTCGTCGTACTCGCGCCGTCGAGCTCGCCGTTCGCGCCAGCCCCGTCGTCCTCGCCCGCGCTCGTCAATCCCTGATTCGCGGCCGACGGATCGCCGAGAAGACCGTTCTGCCGCCTCGCcgagaaggagaaggacccgCGCCGTCGTTCTCACTCCACCCTAATCCGCGTCCGCGACCCGCCCCCATCTGCCGACACCGACGACTCCTTTCCCTCCCCGCTGCGAAGCAGAGCATGCTGCCGGTAGACTCCTCGATgccgccgcgccgccgtctcGACGCCACCGGACACGCCACCCCCTCCACGACGCCGGAAACACAAGTGGTCCTCGCCGTCGAGCGGCCCGCTGTCCTCGCCGCCGTCGTGCGCCGTGGCCAACGTCGCACGTCTCTTGTGTCTGCCTTGACAAAAGGTGTGCGCATTACAGAAGGATGCAGCGTCATGGCGCCCTGCTGCCGCCAATGCCACAACGATGCCAAGGTGCGTAGTCTTTGTTCGGTTCATCTCCCCCTATCGCTCTCCATTTTTCATCTAATTGAACAAGATCTGACTGCTGTATAATTGATGACCTGGACCTGAAATTGGATATGATTAGTGTCGTGTTTGCTATCTAGATCAGGTGATGTGCCCCAACAGGTGCACGAGATGTCAATAGGCTAAAGCAATCacattttattcttttcttttgagaGTAGAGTATATATGCCTGATTCTTCTTCATATTGGCATATAATGGCTACCTAAATATTCCTACCTTTTCTAGATAACAAAGAATTCTCTAGAAAATATGGATGAGTTGCTATGTTGATATGTTAAAGAAATATTGGAGTATATGTTTTTTATGGGGGGCAATATGCGTGTATGCCTGATTTTAACAGGTAGTCTAACACTGTGATTCCTAATCTAACACTATTCTGTTCCAGGTCTCAAATGACCAATACCATTGTGATGGATGTGCCATATGCAGGTAACTACCATATTGACAGGCAGTCTTCCACTTACCGCTCAAAAAGTCTAACTTTTGCTAATTGTTCAGAACTGGTGGTGCAGATAACTTTTTTCACTATGATAAACTTGTTTCACTGTGATAAATGTGGTAAGTTTCTGCACAAACTTCTTTATGCTAATATTCCATTGCATGTTGTGCAACAAAGATTTTATTTGCACCTTTGGTGCCCTTGTTGCCATCCAACAGGGTATTGCTACAACAATGTCATCCCAACTGCCCTGTCCGCTTCGAGGTGAGAAACCTTCATTTCAATGAAACATCACTCTGAACTTTCCAGTTTCTTGATTTTGAGAAGATTTCCCTCTCTTGTTTTGCACTATATATACTACTGAGGATAAGGAGCATGAGAAGACGGCCAAAGCTGAGACGAGGGGCAACGAGCAAGAGGTGCCCACGAAAAGGAATGACGATGTGGGTAACTTGGCTTTTATTACATGAGCCCCAATACTAACACATAAAATTATTGTACTTCAAGCAGGTTATGCAAGTGTAGTTTTAACTGTGATCAAGCCAGTTTTCTGTTTTTAGCATATTAGG
Above is a genomic segment from Miscanthus floridulus cultivar M001 chromosome 3, ASM1932011v1, whole genome shotgun sequence containing:
- the LOC136541851 gene encoding uncharacterized protein isoform X1 gives rise to the protein MLPVDSSMPPRRRLDATGHATPSTTPETQVVLAVERPAVLAAVVRRGQRRTSLVSALTKGVRITEGCSVMAPCCRQCHNDAKVSNDQYHCDGCAICRTGGADNFFHYDKLVSL
- the LOC136541851 gene encoding uncharacterized protein isoform X2 → MLPVDSSMPPRRRLDATGHATPSTTPETQVVLAVERPAVLAAVVRRGQRRTSLVSALTKGVRITEGCSVMAPCCRQCHNDAKVSNDQYHCDGCAICR